The segment aaggagttgcagtaatctagtctggaagtaacaaacgcgtgaaccagcttttctgcatctttttgagacaagatgtgcctgatttttgaaatgttacgtagatgaaaaaatgcagttcttgagatttgcttaacgtgggagttaaacgTCTCTTCTCTTAGTTCCTCGGTCTCAGCCCCTTTGAGTCGTGCTGATTGTTCTCGTAGGATGTTGCGGATCCTGTTTTAACCACCTTAGTTTTCCAGCGTTGGTAAATACTAATTAAAGTACTAAAGCTCTACCACCTGGTCGAAGCTCTTCAGAGTACGACTCTTTACTGGTTTGAAAGTAACCTGTACAATCAAGCTGTGCAGTTTCcaacaaacattttacaaaaataaaaatgaacccTTCAAATAAAAACAGGCGTTATAaagatttttgaaatgttacaggATCGAAAAAAACTTCACTCCAAATGTCAGCTTCCAGCAAAGGAAATCAATTAACTATTTTCAATGAAATTATGAATGATCAATAATCACTAAATCACTTTACATTAACGCCCCTCAATATCTTGTTAAACATGTTATTTGGGCCGCACGCAGCCCATTATATATGTTCACCTTTCACAACCTTACGGACGTCTTCGTGAGAAACTAAACGGATGACCTCGCGTGTCCTTTAACACACAACAGCTTATCTGTGACTCTTCTTGACGAAGGGAAATCACGCAGGtccgaaaaaagaaagaaagaaagaaagaaagaaagagttcaAAGTCCAACCAGAGGGATCAGAGACATTGTGAGATGCCCCCTGAGCCCCCTGAGCCCCCTGAGCCCCCGTGGACCTGTTGGCAGCGTCCCTCCAACTCAGAGTTCTTTTAATGACACAGTCTGCACTACGTATCAGAGGAGAGCCACCGTGAGTATGCTTTGATGTTTCTGTGGTCTAGGAAACCTTCTGCATGAAGGACTTTAACTTCTTTTTTCCCCATAGCTGCAGCCGTCACTCACCGCTGCATCTTATCTTCGAGTTGAGTGTCCATCTCTGGCCGCCTTATTCATTGGctgatttgtatttataaagCTATCTTGGGTCTCCTCCCCCACTACTTATGTAACTACATCTCTAACTCCCAGAGCAATTATTGCTTACATTCCAATGAGTTGTATTTATTATGCCCAAAGTTCACTCTGAACTTGATAAGCACTGTTTTCAGTTCGCTGCCCCTGCTGCTTGGAATGCACTGCAAACACCTCCAAAGTTAACGGAGCTCATCAACCGTGAAACTTTGAAGACTCGTGTGAGAGAAATTGGAGCGGCTTCATATcgcacttgttgttgttttggtgtgaatccggagctttagtcctgttgccttttatcttattttatgtattttatctgtTATGTGATTTCTGTCTTGTGACTGTTTCTATGCTGCTGTCGTGGCTTCCCTTGAAcaagaggtcattgtatctcaacggacctgcttaaataaaggctaatacaaaatacaaaataaaaataaaatatataaatcagagtatattctaaatacatttaaaataacaacCGAGAGGGaaacaataatacataataataataaacactttgTTGTCACTTTAACTTCTTTAACTTAAATATTCTACAGCTGCACGTGTCTTCAGGAGCGTGTCACAACTAAATGCGTCCGGAAACAACATAGAGGACGTGAAAAATAATTCCTATCaagtgtaaatacaaacagaatCAATGAAACAAgttgtacaaataataatatttaaacaaaGCCTATTAAATAATGACATGAATAATATTTATGGCAGTTAAATAGTGTTGAAAGTATCATTTTCACGTGTGCATATATGTTCACGTGAAGGACGTTTACATACATATTTCAACTTGCAACAGTTTGACTGACAAATTGCAACTTTGTTGACGTGAAGAAGTAGCGTTATGTTACATAAataaggggcggggcttaacgagtgtatatctatatatatagatatacataacCAGGGTGTTTTTTGTatacgtctcctcctcctcaccggTAACAGAATGCTCCGGCACGCGAGAGGGTCTCTGTGGTCGGTCTACTTCAAAACGCGAGTACCGGACCACCGCACCGGCCTGAGGTGGGTACTCGGACACTTCGGGACGGACAGCTCGGTCGTAAATCTCAGTGAAAACTACTTGAAAACTGCATTATTGAAGTAAAAGTATCGAGAGTAAACATAACTGTAGCGATGTGACAATGGAGTAAAAGTAGCATAACgtgaataataatattcaagTATTTGAGAGTTTCACTCGAACTTAAATACTTCTGTGGCAACTTTACTCGACTATGTAGAAAAAGatacaacaacatataaagTTACATTGAAGTATCAAAAGTATCTGCAGAAGACGTGTTATCAAATGGGACTTTATTAGACAGTTAATCTCTGATATTTAAgcagcattatatatatatatatatatatatatatatatatatatatatacatacacacatatatatatgtgtgtgtgtgtgtgtgtgtgtatgtatgtatatttaagcattatatatatatatatatttaagcattatatatatatatatatatacatatacatacacacatatatatatatgtgtgtgtgtgtgtgtatatgtatgtgtgtgtgtatgtatgtatatttaagcattatatatatatatatatttaagcattatatatatatatatatatacatatacatacacacatatatatatatatgtgtgtgtgtgtatatgtatgtgtgtgtgtgtgtatgtatgtatatgtatgtatgtgtatatagatgcccgaaccacctcagctgactcctttggacacgaaggagcagcgactcgactccgagctcccccctgatgtccgagctccttaccctatctctaaggctgagcccggccaccctacggaggaagctcatttcggccgcttgtatccgagatctcgttctttcggtcacgacccagagttcgtgaccataggtgagggttggaacgtagaccgaccagtaaatggagagctttgccttccggctcagctcctcttcaccaagacggaccggtacagcgcctgttttactgctgcagccgcaccgatccgcctgtcgatctcccgctccaccttaccctcactcgtgaacaagaccccgagatacttgaactccttcgcttggggtaggcagtttgcccccacctggagggagcaatccgccggtttccggcagagcaccatggcctcagatttggaggtgctaactctcatccctgccgcttcgcactcggctgcaaaacgccccagtgaatgctggaggtcacggtccgaggaggcaaacaggaccacatcatccgcaaacagcagagaggcgatcccgagactcccgaaccggatcctctccgccccctggctgcgcctagatatcctgtccatgaaggtcacgaacaggaccggtgataaagggcagccctggcggaggccaacacccaccgggatcgtgtctgacttactaccgaggagacgaacacagctcctactgcaggcacaGCACCCTGgtataagcttttcccgggaggctgagcagtgtgataccacgatagttcgagcacactctccggtcccccttcttgaagatgggaaccaccaccccggtctgccagtccatgggcactgttcccgacccccatgcgacactgaaaaggcgtgtcaaccaagacagcccaacaatgtccagcgctttcagcatctcagggcggatctcatccacccctggcgccttgccaccaaggagctttttgactaccttagcgacctctgccagggatatgggtgaatccaccccaaagtcttccggcgctgccccctctccgggggacatgttggccgggtttaggagttcctcaaagtgctctttccaccgcccgacgatgtccccagtccgggtcagcagttccccccccctgctgagaacagcctggggtagaccctgctttcacttcctgagccgtcggatggttttccagaacttccttgaggccaaccgaaagtccttctccatggcctccccgaactcctcccatgcccgagttttagcctccgcgaccatcgcagctgcagcccttttggcccgccggtacccgtcagctgcttcaggagacccctgggccagccaggcccgaaaggcctccttcttcagtttgacggctaccctcacccccggtgtccaccaccgggttctagggttgccgccacgacaggcaccgatgaccttccggccacagccccgagcagccgcgtccacaatagaggctttgaacaaggtccactcggattccatgtccccagcctccctcgggatttgtgagaagttcttccggaggtgggagttgaagacctcccggacaggatcctctgccagacgttcccagttcaccctcactacacgtttgggcttgccaggtctctctagccgagtcccccgccatctgatccaactcaccaccaggtggtgatcagttgacagctctgctcctctcttcacccgagtgtccaagacatacggccgcagatcagatgatacgattacaaagtcgatcattgatctccggcctaaggtgttctggtaccaggtacacttatgagccaccttatgttcgaacatggtgttcgttatggacaaactgtggctagcacagaagtccagcaacaaaacaccattcgggttcagatcgggcaagccgttcctcccaatcacgccccgccaggtttctctgtcattgcccacgtgagcgttgaagtctcccaggagaactatggagtcggatactccgaaatgctgttcggtgcataagcacaaacaacagtcagagccttactccccgcaacccgtaggcgcagggaggcgaccctctcgttccccggggaaaactccaacacagcggcgctcaggcgggggctcgtgagtgtccccactcccgcccggcgcctctcaccctgggcaactccagaaaaggacaaagtccaacccttctccaggagcttggttccagagcccatgctgtgcgtggaggtgagcccaactatatctagctggtaccgctccacctcctgcaccagctccggctctttccccgctagtgaggtgacgttccacgtccctagagctagtctatgctgccggcgatcggcccgcccaggtctcccgcctggcccgccgcccggtctacatagcacccgaccccgataattctccctgcgggtggtgggtccacagggtgactgctgctccatgttgttctttcgggctgagcccgaccgggccccatgggcgaaagcccggccaccagacgctcgccgacgagctcccctcctgggtctggctccgggagggtgccccggtttcccttgtccgggcaaggtggctacaatccgtgggctgcttatcatcagggtttgttgaaccgctcttagtctgggctctccctcGAGACCTGTTTGctttgggagaccctaccaggggctgacgccctggacaacatagctcccaggatcactgagccactcaaactcctccaccacgttaaggtggcgattcattaatatatatatacatacattgtAACGTTTTGCTACGTTTGTTTATGACACGGAGATGTACTTGGAGGCTTTATTGTCAGCCGTTCATGAGACACTCACTACCAGCACCGACACTTTTACAACAACACGGTtcccgtcacacacacttaactccCTCCTGTCCCCCAGACAGGTCAaaccccgcctcccctctgttccaccaatcacaggcacgcaccTCGACCATCAAACCTGCGATTGCTAGAGAGGAGGGGTTGTCGTACAAAGCCCCCTTTACAGGGTcgctacaatatatatatatatatatatatatatatatatatatatatatatatatatatatatattgtatgtgtgtatgtagcCTGGTGGAAAAAGTAGACCATTAAAACAAGTTCTAATAAATGACTATATAAATGAGGGTATGACAGCCCTCGTGCGCGTGTGTTTGATGTCGCCGCAGACGGTGGTCCAGCATGCACCGCGCGGTCCCTCCAGTTATCTCCGTCACGCCCTCCCGGGCTCTGGTGGATGAGACGTTCAGGGTCGCGGTGCAGAATCTGCCTCCGGGCTCTCCGGTAACGCTTCACTCCCTCCACCGCTCCGAGGACGAGGACTTGTGGGAGGCCTTCGGACACTACGTCAGCGACTCCAGAGGAACCGTGTCCGGTGGGTCCTCAAAagtactttaaataaataatcttaaagtgtgtttgtgtatctacAAGAGGCCTTTATGCtaaacacacatcacatgtCTGTGCTTCACTTTAAGACTCATTTGCTAtagtttgatttttttgttgtgtctattttgttttgttgacatctaaaataaaaaccaaacaacATGTTGTAGTTGCGGATGATTTCAGTTTTGGGGGAACGTACACGGGAAAAGAAGCCATGGGCTTGTTGTGGAGTATGAGTCCCGTCCCAGGCAGCCGCGAAGGCCTCAGGTAAAACCAGGTGCTGCAGGCCATGAAATCAATACCACCATTCATTGTCTTCTCTGAAGTGATTAATCAAACAATATTGATTCTCTGCATATATCAAAAGTATTCATTTAATATCGCATGAGACAAATCCTCACAGGTGAGGAGCCAGATTTAGGTGCGCTAGCCTTTGCCTTTCGGGGCGCAGCTTTAACACTGGCCACCGGGAGGCTCCAGGCACCACTAACGCACCTTGAACCTCTTCACCTGTCAAGGTTGAGAAAGAAGAACGTCTGCATCCCCCAGCTGGTCAACATCTCGGTGTACGGTGGACACGTGGAGGAGGGCTTCGGGGAGCGGCTTCCTCTGGCCTCCACGCTCACGGAGAGGTGGCACTTGGGTCCGGGAGTCCGGAGGATTGAAATCAGTGAGAGGGGAGTGCGAGGGACGCTGTTTATACCTCCAGGTGCTCCAAAGATACACctgtcgtcctcctcgtcgtccgtTTGCGGCTCGTGAAAGATCAATGTTTTAGTCTGATCAGATGATGGATGATCAGTAAGACCAGGTCCTCTGTGCCTCCAGGTCCAGGACCCTTCCCCGGCATGCTGGACATgtgggggggaggtggagggctgCTGGAGTATCGATCAGCCCTGCTGGCGTCTCACGGTTACGCTTCTTTGGCGCTGGAATATTTCACCGCCGGTGAGCTGAAGTCCGCCGACAAAGAGTTCAGCTACTTTGaggtttgtgtttgttattaaaaaaataaaataaaataaaaaaataaaaaataaaaatatatatatatatatatatatacacacaagaaaatatatatatacatacatacatacacaaaataaattatatataatatatatatatattttatgtatgtatataaatatattttatttatatatgtatataaatatattttatatatatcatttcttttaatatatatatatatatatattttatgtatgtatataaatatattttatttatataatttcttttaatatatatatatatatatcatttcttttaatagatagatagatagtgaTTCATATTTTAAGACATAAAGTTGATGTTGCCAAACTACGGCCCGTTTTTATTTAAACAGTTAACCTCTTGGCCCAGAAAACAATATTCTTAATATTTaccaatattttttttattcctgtgtgtgtgtgtgacgaccTAATATAAGACACACAAGCGTTTCTCATCTTCCCGTCGTCTCCTTCTGCTCAGACGGCCTTCAACATCGTCCGTGAACATCCTCAAGTGATCCCAGACAGAGTCGGCCTCTTCGGTCTCTCCCTCGGCTCGCTCATGGCCAGTTACCTGGCGGCCGAGAGCAGCGTTATCGAGGCAAGTACCGAAAACTAAAGCgtaaaaaaacctttttggaCCCCGCGGTAGAGAACCGGGTGGCGGTCCGGTGTCTAACGAGCGCATCGTTGTTTTGCTTCCAGCctcgttgttgtgtttgtgtcagcgGCGGCCATCTTTATCCACGCGGGGCGAACCTCCAACAACTCTTCCGGGCGTACTCCTCGTAGGTATTCTGTTATTTCTGTCGGTAACATGACGCCGTGGGACTCGTGTCATGGTGAATTACTTGTGACGGCAGGCACAGTCACAAGCTGCGTGTGGATGAGCACAACCGTGAGATATGGAGAAGCATCAACCTCCCGATTCCAGAGGATCTCTCACAGAAACTGGACGTAAGAACATGTTGGCTCACAAGGAGGAGACGAtgtatggttgtatagaagtctatgcttcatgtgttaaagctgcattctctctcctgaccaccagggggcgactcctctggttgtatagaagtctatgcttcatgtgttaaagctgcattctctctcctgaccaccagggggcgactcctctggttgtatagaagtctacgcttcatgtgttaaagctgcattctctctactgaccaccagggggtgactcctctggttgtatagaagtctatgcttcatgtgttaaagctgcattctctctcctgaccaccagggggcgactcctctggttgtatagaagtctatgcttcatgtgttaaagctgcgttctctctcgtgaccaccagggggcgactcctctggttgtatagaagtctatgattcatgtgttaaagctgcattctctctcctgaccaccagggggcgactcctctggttgtatagaagtctatgcttcatgtgttaaagctgcattctctctcctgaccaccagggggcgactcctctggttgtatagaagtctatataaatgactctacttctcttgatgtattccctcagtaaacattgtaaacattagtttttggtctcaatctctagtttcaagtcttcttcaatacagcgtgatgttcatttagtaaattatggtcatttagagtcaaacagaccataaagcaggggacgctttaggggcggggctacaaggtgattgacaggttgactGGCCTGCTTTAATTCTAACGAACACGTCGTGTGGTTGATTCTCTCGGAGGTGGGGAAGATAAACTGTCCAATGTTGTTGGTGAACGGCATTGATGATCAGAACTGGCCCACAGTGGAGTGTGCTGAGgatgtgagtacacacacacactcacacacacacacacacacacacacacacacacacacacacacacacacacctgagcagtTTATACTCATAAAAAGGTACATGATAAATATTCCTTAGTGGAACGACGGGctaaaagtgaaaaataaaaatgacggCTCAATTGTAAATGGAAAAAGGATATTTTGGTGCCACCTGTAGTTCTGTACCTGgctgaatatttaaatgtgtatattaatgtgttttctcttgcTTAAGTACTTCCTTAAGTACTTTGGTCATGTGataaatgttttagtacgagtCCAAAGAATAAACTGTTTTTTACCTGC is part of the Cyclopterus lumpus isolate fCycLum1 chromosome 23, fCycLum1.pri, whole genome shotgun sequence genome and harbors:
- the LOC117726047 gene encoding peroxisomal succinyl-coenzyme A thioesterase-like, with translation MLRHARGSLWSVYFKTRVPDHRTGLRRWSSMHRAVPPVISVTPSRALVDETFRVAVQNLPPGSPVTLHSLHRSEDEDLWEAFGHYVSDSRGTVSVADDFSFGGTYTGKEAMGLLWSMSPVPGSREGLRLRKKNVCIPQLVNISVYGGHVEEGFGERLPLASTLTERWHLGPGVRRIEISERGVRGTLFIPPGPGPFPGMLDMWGGGGGLLEYRSALLASHGYASLALEYFTAGELKSADKEFSYFETAFNIVREHPQVIPDRVGLFGLSLGSLMASYLAAESSVIEPRCCVCVSGGHLYPRGANLQQLFRAYSSHSHKLRVDEHNREIWRSINLPIPEDLSQKLDVGKINCPMLLVNGIDDQNWPTVECAEDMAHMMRAAGKEHLLTRIEYPDAGHLIEPPYSPHSRATKFIKDGVTVILLWGGQTKPHADAQEDSWRNILAFLQKHLYCTQNPKAKM